The following nucleotide sequence is from Pseudomonas sessilinigenes.
TCGCGATAGAAAACCGGACTTTGTTGCATTCCCGGCTGCAAGTCCAGCCGGGAAAATGCCAGGCGCGGGGATCTTCCCGCGACTTCCCATCCTGTTTCACGGAGCGTTCATGACGAGCAGGCAAATCCCGATCCATTCCGGTTTTGGTGCAGCCAGTACGGCGGCAGAAGTGCTGGCAGGGCGAGATCTTTCCGGCACCCTGGCCCTGGTCACCGGCGGCCATTCAGGGCTTGGCCTGGAAGCCACGCGGGCCCTGGCCCAGGCCGGCGCCCAGGTGATCGTGACGGCACGCGATGTCGCGACCGCCCAGGCAAGCACCTATGGCATTGCTGGTGTTGAGGTCCAGCAGTTGGACTTGTCCGATCTCCTTTCGGTGAAGGACCTCGCGCAGCGCGTGCTGGGCAGTGGCCGGCATCTCGACATCCTGATTGCCAACGCAGGCGTCATGGCTTGCCCCGAGGGACGCGTGGGCCCGGGCTGGGAAAGGCAATTGGCGACCAATCACCTGGGGCACTACGTCCTGGTCAATGAGCTTTGGCCAGCACTCGAAGGTGGCGCCAGGGTCGTGGTGCTGTCGTCGGCAGGACACCAGCAATCGGCCATGCGCTGGGACGATGTGCAATTCACTCGGGGTTATGACAAATGGGCCGCCTATGGGCAGTCGAAGACCGCCAACGCGTTGTTCGCCGTGCACCTGGATCGGTTGGGGCGGCATGCCGGCGTCCGGGCCTTTGCCGTTCATCCCGGAAAGATCTTCACCCCGCTGCAACGCCATCTGGTGCAGGGCGAGATGATCGCGGCTGGTTGGCTCGACGCTTCGGGCCAGCCGGCCGATCCCTCGTTCAAGACGCCGCAGCAAGGCGCTGCGACCCAGGTCTGGGCGGCCACTTCGCCGCAGCTGGAGGGTATGGGCGGGTTGTATTGCGAGGACTGCGACATCGCCTCGCTGGATGAGCGCGAGCCGCCGTCCTTTGTCGGTGTCCGCTCATATGCCATCGACCCCGGGCAGGCCGAACGCCTTTGGACGTTGTCTGGCCAGTTGACCGGAGTCGACGCGTTGGTGGGCGGTCGGCCTTGAGTGTGGGGCTGCTGGCACGAACAACGAGGCGCTTGTCAGTTGCTTTTACGGTATGCCAGGATGCGCCATGAATTTTTTCCGGCTCGGCAATCGCACCCATCACCATCGACCTCATTCCAGGGGCCGTGGTCGCGTATGCGCATCGAGCCGTCAGTGATGCGCATCCCTCGCCACTGACCCTCGACTCACCACCAAGGCGCCCTGCAAGGCGCCTTTTTTATTGTCTGTAAAAAACCAGAGGAACGACCTATGACTATGCTCCGTGGCACGCGAATGATCACCGGTGAACAAGCCGCCAACCTGCGCATCCTGGAGGGCCGGTTCCGGAGCTGGCTTCATCGAAGCGGGTGCTGAAGAAGTCATAGTCCCGGCCTTGTGGGGCCAGGACACCTTTATTGAAAAAGCCGGTGGCAGTGAAGTCATCGGCCAGATGTGGGCCTTCGCCGACAAGGCCGGTCGCCCTTGCTGCCTGATTCCGGAAGCCACCGCGCTGTTCCAGGAAACCGCTGGCCAGCTGCTGGCGGGACGGACCCAGGCAATGTTCTTCTACGTTGCCCGCTGCTATCGCTACGAGAAGCCCCAGGCCGGGCGCTACCGTGAATTCACCCAGCTGGGTTTGGAGATCCTCGGGCCCGATCCACGCCAGGCACTGGTGCAGGCGCAGCAGTTGTGCACCGGCTTCCTGGATGCCTTGGCGCTGGACTATGAGCTCAACCTGGGGGTCAAGCGTGGCCTGACCTATTACCTGGATGGCGAGGGTTTCGAGGTGCGTTGCCGGCGCCTCGGGGCGCAGCAGCAAGTGGTGGGGGCGGGGGCCTATCGCCAGGGTGCCGGGTTCGGCATCGGCCTGGAGCGCTTGCAACTGGCGCTCCAGGCCCAGGCCTAGGCGAGGTTACTGGCGGCGACGGACGAACTTGCGCCACAGCCAGACCCACAGCAGCACCAGGGGGAAGGCGAGGATCACGAAGGGCAGCACGTAGCTGCCTTTCTCCAGGGCCTCGGCGGTACCGTCGGCCAGGTTGTCCAGCAGGTTGCTGAAGGCGCGCTTGAGGTTGGAGCTGCGCTGGCCGCTGTCGCTGGGCTGGAAGTTCAGGGTCAGGCGGTTGGTGTCCAACCGCCGTTGCTGGCCGGCGGCGGTCTGGGCCAGGGCTTGCAGGTCATTCTCGATGCCGGCTTGCTCCTTGCTCAGGGCGATCAGGTCGCCGACGCTGATGTCCTTGCGCGCGGCCAGTTCGTCCAGTCGCTGTTGCTGGGCCTTGAGCCGTTGTTGCTGGCGCTGCACGTCGGCCACGGCGTCGGCCAGGTCTTCGGCGCTGGTGATGCGCTCGCCCAGCTCGGCGCCTTCGGCGGCCTGCTGGACCATGGGCTCGACGCCGCTCGGTACTACCCGCAGTACCACTTGGGCGCGGTACTTGCCTTGTTCCAGGCGCAGGATATTGCACGCACCGAACTTCGCCTGTTCGCAGGCTTCACGGGTTTGTGCCAGGCGCGGGCCGATCTGCTCCGAGGGCAACGACAGGGTCAGCTCATGTTCGTAGGCCAACTGGGCGCCGGCCTGGCCCTGGGCGCCGCCAAGGGCCACGGCGTTTCTGCCCTGGTCGCTGGGAGAGCAGGCGCTGAGTGCCAGCGCGCCCAGCAGGGCAAAGGCCAGGCGGCGAGGGCGGTTAGGGTGGTCGTCCTGATGTTGCATGGGAGCTCCTTGGGTACTTGAAACTGCGTTGGGAACGCAGGCGCGCATCTTACCGTCCTTCCTGGGGCGGCCACGATGGCGTTGTGACTTATTTGCGGCAATTTCCCGGATTGATACTGATAGGCCGCACCGCGGATTGGCGCTACATCTGTGGCAGTACGCAGCGATGGTGCTGCGCTGGTGCTCAAGGAGCTTGTCATGAGTGAAGCGGATGTTCCCCAGGGTTTCAGTCCCTTGCCTCGCAGCAGTCCGTTGCTGGAGCTGATCGGTCCGGTCTACGGCTGTGGCAATGGCAGTGGGCTGCGTGTCGGCCTGCGTGCCGATGCCCGCCACGCCAACGGTCGCGGCATCGTGCACGGCGGCATCATCGCCACCCTGGCGGACGTCGGCATGGGGTATGCCATGGCGTTCTCCAGCGAGCCGCCATTGCCACTGATCACGGCCAGCATGAACCTCGATTACCTGGGCGCGGTGCAGGTGGGGGATTGGCTGGAGGTGCGCCTGGAGCATTCCCGGCGCGGGCGGCAGATCGCCTTCGCCACCGTGGTGCTGAGCGTTGGCGAGCGCGAAGTGGCCCGAGCCAGCGGCGTGTTCGCCGTGCCGCAGCCGTCGCCGACGCTGGCCTGATCTGACGCATCGCGGCCACTGCGCGCCCGTGCGCAGCCTGCGGCAGCAGCTACACGAAGCGGGCACCTTTGGTGTCTGGCGTATCCTCTTTGTAGCCGCTGCCGAGCCCGCGAGCCCCCCAGGGCCTTCAGCGGGCATTCATGAGCAGCTACGCGATGCTCAGCTGGTGATCTGTTTCCAGTCCAGGCCGAAGCGCGCCAGGTATTTGCGCAACCGATCGGCGTCGTTGGGATTGGCCTTGCCCAGGCGCGAGACCCCGAACAGGCGCCGCCCGGCATCCGACAGGCTGTCGGCGCGCCGGCATTCGGCGATCACCGCCTTGAGTTGCAGGCGGTCGAACAGGTCCAGTTCCATGTCTGTGCCCAACAGCGGCTGTAGCTCGTCCTCGCTCTGTTCCAGGCCCCAGGCATGGCGCAGGCGCTGGATCTCTTCCAGAGCCAGGGCCTCGTCGATCCGGCCGCTGTCGGCCAGGGTGGCCATGCGGGTGATGGACGCCGACAGCTCGCGGAAGTTGCCCAGCCAGGCCGCTTCGCTGGAGCTGGCGAAGGCCAGGTAGCGCCGCCGGGCCTCAAGGTTGAAGCGCACCAGTTGGCCTTGCTCCCGGGCATGGCGTTCCAGCTCGAAATCGATGTTGGGCTCGATGTCTTCGCGGCGCCCCGCCAGCCCCGGCAGGTTGAAGGTCCAGAGGTTGATCCGGGCGTACAGGTCTTCGCGGAACAGGCCCTGGGCCACCCGGCCGCGCAAGTCCCGGTGGGTACCGGCGATGATCAGGAAGTCGCTCTCCACCTCCTGGTCCGAACCCATGGGGAAGAAGCGTTTTTCCTCGATGGCCTTGAGCAGCATCGCCTGTTCGTCCAGGCCCAGTTCGCCGATCTCGTCGAGGAACAACATGCCGCCGTGGGCCGCTCGCAGCAGGCCGTCGCGGGCATTCTGGGCGCCGGTGAAGGCGCCCTTGGTATGGCCGAACAGTGCCGACATGGCGCCGTCGCCGCGCAGGGTGGCGCAGTTGACCTCGACAAAGCGCCCCAGGACCTGGTGCCGGCCACGCTTGAGTTCATAGATGCGCCGGGCCAGGAACGACTTGCCCGCCCCGGTGGGGCCAATCAGCAGCATCGGCGCCTTGGAGCGTACCGCCACTCGCTCGATCTGTTCGATGGAGCGGTTGAAGGCCAGGTTACGGGTGGCGATCCCCGACTTGAGAAAGGCCAGGCCCTCCAGGCGCTTGTGGGCGAAGCGCGAGGCGATGCGGTCATAGCGCGACAGGTCGAGGTCGATCAGTGCATGGGTGCCGGTAGCGTGCTCGTCCGGATCGCGGCGCCGGGCTGGGGAGGTCTGGATCAGTCGCGCCGGCAGGAAGCGGGCCTCGGTCAACAGGAACCAGCAAATCTGCGCCACGTGGGTCCCGGTGGTGATGTGCACCAGGTAGTCCTCGCGCTCGGTGTCGAACGCGTAGGCGCTGGTGAAGTCGTGCAGGGCGCCATACACCTCCTCGAAGTCCCAGGGGTTCTTCAGCTCCATGGGGTGCAAGCGCACCTCGGTCTCGGGGGAGACCTGGCGGATGTCGTCGGCAATGCGCCCGGCGAGGCTGATGTCCCGGGCGTCGACGCCATGGATCAGTTCCAGGCGGTGGATCAGCACATCCTGCTGCTGGCACAAGCCCACGCTCGGGCGCCAGTGGCTCCAACGGTTGGCGCCCTTGCCGACACGATCGAGGGTGGCTCCGACGAAACCGATGGCGACCGTGGACTTGTCCGACATGTTTATATCCTTGGATAAACTGCGATAGATAAAGATATAAAATCAGAGCAACGTTTGTCGCGAAAAATCACTGAAGAAATAAAGATGAAAAATAAATACGTTTAAAATCAATAAGTTAAAAATAAATTCGATAAAAAATTCAAAGCTGGCACGGCGGCTGCAATATCTCTGGCAACGAACAAGACAACCAGCGAGACGCCAAGATGGCCAACCAGCAGCTGTTCAACACCCAACAGGCAAAAGCCCCGGCGAGCGACACCCGCAATGCCTCCCGGGCCCCGGCCTACGCCTACAACGCCAAGCATCGCCTGGCCCAGCTGGCAGTCACCGGTTGCCTGAACTCGACCTTCTACACCTCACCCGAGGATCAGCTGGAAGCCGTGTTGCAACTGGTGAGTGAAGTCGACAGCCGCTTCGTGGCCCAGGCCGCTCGCTACGCTCGCCAGCAAGGCCATATGAAGGACATGCCGGCGCTGCTGCTGGCGGCGCTGACCGCGCAACGTTCGGTCCAGGTGCCCGAGCTGTTCGCCCAGGTGGTGGACAACGGCAAGATGCTACGCAACTACGTGCAGATCCTGCGTAGCGGCGTGACCGGCCGCAAGTCCCTGGGCTCGCAACCCAAGCGCTTGGTGCAGGACTGGCTGAACAACGCCAGCGAGCGCCAGCTGCTGCAGGCATCGATCGGCAACCAGCCGTCGCTGGCGGATGTGGTCAAGATGGTCCACCCCAAGCCCCGCGAGGCCTGGCGTGAAGCCTTCTTCGCCTGGCTGATCGGCAAGCCGGTGGATGTCCAGGCGCTGCCCGGGCTGACCCGTGAGCTGCTGGCGTTTCGCAGCGGGGCCAGCACCCAGGTGCCGGATGTACCGTTCCAGTTGCTGGGCAACGAGAGCCTGAGCGCTGAGCAATGGGCCGCCCAGGCTCGCAACATGGGCTGGCAGGGGCTGCGCATGAACCTCAACACCCTGGCTCGCCACGGTGCGTTCCAGGTGCGCGGTTGCACGGAGTATGTGGCGGCGCGCCTGGCGGATGCCGCAGAGGTGGCCAAGGCCCGGGTCTACCCGTACCAGCTGCTGGCGGCCTACCGCATGGCGGGAGAGGAGGTGCCGCAGCGGGTGCGCGAGGCGCTGCAGGATGCCCTGGAGCTGTCCCTGGCCAATGTGCCGGCGCTCAGCGGTTCGGTCGTGGTATGCCCGGACGTCTCGGGGTCGATGCACAGTCCGGTCACGGGTTATCGCCAGGGCGCCACCACGGCGGTGCGCTGCATCGATGTGGCGGCACTGGTGGCGGCGGCGGTCCTGCGCAAGCGGCCGACGGCACGGGTCATGCCGTTCGAACGGGAAGTGGTGGATATCCGCCTCAACCCCCGGGACAGCGTGATGACCAATGCCCAGAAGCTGGCGGCCATCGGTGGCGGCGGGACCAACTGCTCGGCCCCCTTGGCGCAGCTGGCCAATGCGCGGTTCAAGCTGGACACGCTGATCCTGGTCTCGGACAACGAGTCGTGGATCGACGCCCGGCGCCATGGGGCCACTGAAACCATGCGCCAGTGGGAGCGGATCAAGGCGATCAACCCCAACGCCCGGCTGGTGTGCATCGATATGCAACCCGGGGCCACCACCCAGGCCCCGGACCGTGAGGACATCCTCAACGTCGGTGGCTTCAGCGATACGGTGTTCGACGTGATCGAGCAGTTCATCGCCGGCAACTACGGTGGCCAGCACTGGGTGAAAGCCATCGAGGCCCTGGCGCCCTGAGCGCCAGGTTATTGAGTTAGAGCATGCGCCGGGCAGCCGGCGCACACTGAAGTTTCTTGATCATTGGCCCTGAATGCCGCTGTGACTACATCCAAAGACGTCTCAGCAGATTTTGTCAGGGCCGGTGACGGCGCGAATGCCGGTGGCTGTACATCCTGGTCTTGCCGGTTCGAATCCGGCTATCAGCCACTACTGTTGTCGCGCCACCTGTTTTGCGGTTTTTTGCGACGAATGCCGATGGAACTACATCCAAGGCTCGAGATGCGGGTGCGAGTCCCGCCGGTGCTCGAAAAGGGCGCCGTGGTTCAACCAGCAGAACGCGAGTGCATCGTTTCATCGATTCCTTGTCGTCGCAGGTTTTCCCCGCCTTGGCGGGATGGCAGCGAATGCCACGGGTACTACATGGTGTCGCGGGTTCGAGTCCCGCCAGCCGCAAGGCTGTAGCTCAGTGGGTAGAGCAAATGTGCCCGTTCCCTTGTCGCTGCCCGCAGGCCCGGCCTGCACCGATTGACCCGGCGAATGCCGGTGGAACTACAGGACAGCCTGGTCGCGGGTTCGATTCCCGCCCACCGCAAGGTGGTAGCTCAGGGGTAGAGCAGGCTGCATGTTTCACCTTTTTTTGTCGCCAAGACCTGCCGGATGACCGGCCACCCGATCGATCATGGGCGCAAGACTGCAATCCGCTCTTGCGCTGCCGATACAACAAGGCCCGGATTCGGGCCCCAGGAAGAAAGAGTAAAAAGATATGGAACGCAAGACCTACCAATTGCTGGAAGT
It contains:
- a CDS encoding DUF4349 domain-containing protein; its protein translation is MQHQDDHPNRPRRLAFALLGALALSACSPSDQGRNAVALGGAQGQAGAQLAYEHELTLSLPSEQIGPRLAQTREACEQAKFGACNILRLEQGKYRAQVVLRVVPSGVEPMVQQAAEGAELGERITSAEDLADAVADVQRQQQRLKAQQQRLDELAARKDISVGDLIALSKEQAGIENDLQALAQTAAGQQRRLDTNRLTLNFQPSDSGQRSSNLKRAFSNLLDNLADGTAEALEKGSYVLPFVILAFPLVLLWVWLWRKFVRRRQ
- a CDS encoding ATP phosphoribosyltransferase regulatory subunit, which translates into the protein MNKPPTCASWRAGSGAGFIEAGAEEVIVPALWGQDTFIEKAGGSEVIGQMWAFADKAGRPCCLIPEATALFQETAGQLLAGRTQAMFFYVARCYRYEKPQAGRYREFTQLGLEILGPDPRQALVQAQQLCTGFLDALALDYELNLGVKRGLTYYLDGEGFEVRCRRLGAQQQVVGAGAYRQGAGFGIGLERLQLALQAQA
- a CDS encoding SDR family NAD(P)-dependent oxidoreductase is translated as MTSRQIPIHSGFGAASTAAEVLAGRDLSGTLALVTGGHSGLGLEATRALAQAGAQVIVTARDVATAQASTYGIAGVEVQQLDLSDLLSVKDLAQRVLGSGRHLDILIANAGVMACPEGRVGPGWERQLATNHLGHYVLVNELWPALEGGARVVVLSSAGHQQSAMRWDDVQFTRGYDKWAAYGQSKTANALFAVHLDRLGRHAGVRAFAVHPGKIFTPLQRHLVQGEMIAAGWLDASGQPADPSFKTPQQGAATQVWAATSPQLEGMGGLYCEDCDIASLDEREPPSFVGVRSYAIDPGQAERLWTLSGQLTGVDALVGGRP
- the rtcR gene encoding RNA repair transcriptional activator RtcR, with translation MSDKSTVAIGFVGATLDRVGKGANRWSHWRPSVGLCQQQDVLIHRLELIHGVDARDISLAGRIADDIRQVSPETEVRLHPMELKNPWDFEEVYGALHDFTSAYAFDTEREDYLVHITTGTHVAQICWFLLTEARFLPARLIQTSPARRRDPDEHATGTHALIDLDLSRYDRIASRFAHKRLEGLAFLKSGIATRNLAFNRSIEQIERVAVRSKAPMLLIGPTGAGKSFLARRIYELKRGRHQVLGRFVEVNCATLRGDGAMSALFGHTKGAFTGAQNARDGLLRAAHGGMLFLDEIGELGLDEQAMLLKAIEEKRFFPMGSDQEVESDFLIIAGTHRDLRGRVAQGLFREDLYARINLWTFNLPGLAGRREDIEPNIDFELERHAREQGQLVRFNLEARRRYLAFASSSEAAWLGNFRELSASITRMATLADSGRIDEALALEEIQRLRHAWGLEQSEDELQPLLGTDMELDLFDRLQLKAVIAECRRADSLSDAGRRLFGVSRLGKANPNDADRLRKYLARFGLDWKQITS
- a CDS encoding PaaI family thioesterase, whose protein sequence is MSEADVPQGFSPLPRSSPLLELIGPVYGCGNGSGLRVGLRADARHANGRGIVHGGIIATLADVGMGYAMAFSSEPPLPLITASMNLDYLGAVQVGDWLEVRLEHSRRGRQIAFATVVLSVGEREVARASGVFAVPQPSPTLA
- a CDS encoding TROVE domain-containing protein, which gives rise to MANQQLFNTQQAKAPASDTRNASRAPAYAYNAKHRLAQLAVTGCLNSTFYTSPEDQLEAVLQLVSEVDSRFVAQAARYARQQGHMKDMPALLLAALTAQRSVQVPELFAQVVDNGKMLRNYVQILRSGVTGRKSLGSQPKRLVQDWLNNASERQLLQASIGNQPSLADVVKMVHPKPREAWREAFFAWLIGKPVDVQALPGLTRELLAFRSGASTQVPDVPFQLLGNESLSAEQWAAQARNMGWQGLRMNLNTLARHGAFQVRGCTEYVAARLADAAEVAKARVYPYQLLAAYRMAGEEVPQRVREALQDALELSLANVPALSGSVVVCPDVSGSMHSPVTGYRQGATTAVRCIDVAALVAAAVLRKRPTARVMPFEREVVDIRLNPRDSVMTNAQKLAAIGGGGTNCSAPLAQLANARFKLDTLILVSDNESWIDARRHGATETMRQWERIKAINPNARLVCIDMQPGATTQAPDREDILNVGGFSDTVFDVIEQFIAGNYGGQHWVKAIEALAP